The Bactrocera dorsalis isolate Fly_Bdor chromosome 2, ASM2337382v1, whole genome shotgun sequence region TTAGCCCTTGGCCAAATGAAATTCAAGTCAATTACAGTACCGTTGGAATCattttaaaacatacatatctgaCATTCCACCAAATTTATTATGGAGAGAATAAATGCgttatgcttcaatttttgtaatttatttcagCGCGTTTTGTACAATAGTAATATATTAACAAGCATTGTGTAATCAAAAACATACTTAggcatacgtatatatatatatatatttatgtataaggtATAATTATGTGAATACATGGAATTAATTATGATACCACAATACTTTATATAAAGTGATGCAGAAGTGTGCATGTGTAATTATTGCACAATTAATTATATACTGCATACTTGCACAAAGGCGCCCGATTAGCTAAGCCAAGCGGTAAATCAATTGATAAATGGCACACTCGAATGGAATTGGAttagattaattaaaaatgttaagtgAATTTGGCATATGGTAGGCTAGAATAATAGGAAACAGAACTtaattgtattgtatttgttgttgtgaacATAGTTCCGCTATTTATTATTCTAAAGAGTAGTCTCAGGCACGATATCTTGTATTTGTAGTTGTGACTCATATGACTGTGATAGTTCCTCTgagttttttgattttaaacgTTGAGGCTGCTGTGCTTTAGCATTATAAGTGAAACTGTCTCGACCAATACAATTATCATTGGCAATACATTTTTCTCCACTAAATTTCTTGTCCGCACCAAATGACATTTCCACAATTCTCTGTTCTAATCTGCGCACGCGTGCTTGATATCTGCGCTTGTTTTGCTCCAAGAGTTGTGTTAGGTTTCTTAAAAATATGACAAACAATTTAATATACTCAaaggttttaaataaattcaagaaaatcttacaaatttgatttttgcaaatCCTGAATATTATTCTGTAGCTGAACGTGTCGTTCATCTGTGTTAAGTTGCGAAGCTGTAACGGATGCAATTAACGTTTGTATGCGACTTTTAAGCTCAGATTCGCGTGTTAATGCCTCTACCAATTGTTGTTCTGTAAGTGCGACATGCTCTGACTCGGAATACGATACTCTATTTTCTGCAATCTGTTCACGATGGAAAAGTGCGCTACTCGTATCTGTTGTAATTTGAAGTTGCAATTGCAATTGAAGTTGCAATTGGTGCAAAGCTTCTTCGAGCGAGCTATTGCGTTCGTTGGCTATACGTTTTTCTGCTTCCGTTGACTCCATCTTTGATTTCAATGTGATATTTTCCTCTCGCAAATTCAATAATTCTTGCATCATTACAGCCGTTTCGAGATCAAATTGGGTATTACTAACTTTTTCCACCATTCCTCTACTACTTTCGATGGCTACGCGCGATTTCTCATACAAGTCGCTAAACGGTGACTCCAAATTGACTATAGTATTTTGTACAGTTGAGCGGCGTCCTTTCAATTTGGAAACGTGGTATCGTAAGCGGTTGTCATCGTCTGTAGTCCATGGTATGCGTACTTTATCCGGAATGCtaaatctgaaattaaaaatatataattatttaattcaaatgaaCCTTTTGTGAGTTTTGAAATTACGTTGACTGCCAGGGCCCCAAACTATTCtcacaaatgtttttttcactttctaaGCGATCTAATAAGTGTCGTGCCACTGTCTCTACAGCTCTTCGACTTTCTTCAGCGCTGTGAGATTTTTCCGACATTAATGCTAacctaaatttttaatacagttATGATAGATTTGTTATTTACATTCACATACGCATTAATATGTCGTTCATACTTGCTCTCCAGGAGTGCCAACATAACATCGTAAGCTTCTATTGCACGATCACTGCAATTAACTGCCGTTTGCAGAGCTATCGCATTTGATTCGTATTTGCCACAAAGTAAGTACAGGTGTTCGCAGTGTTCTTTACACTCGTCTAGTGAGAGGGATAGAATTGTGTTTCGCATTTTCAGGTGTTCAACTTTTCGTTGTAGTCGCTGTATTTCCGTATCCATTTGAGATATTTCGGAGTAACTATTCGTCATAGTGTGCTCAACTATGTCGCCGTCCTGCATCTGAAAATGTACGAGATATAACTgctttatgcaatttttctcaaaaatatttattttagtttacgaACTTCTGAATTAGGAATGCCTGTTTCAGTGTTTGACTCCTGCTTGTGTGGTATTGGCCTGCTGCCACATTTCAATTTAACACGTTCAGCTATTTTCGCTACAGGTGGTGGGACTTGGGGCGCTGATAACAGCTCGTACGGGTTTAGAGGCGTTACAAATTCTGTAAtagaattttacaaataaatgctTTGCTGAGAAATAATGCGACGTTTTGTAATAAATACCAGACTGTGTCATCCTTTTGGGATCACATTCACTATTTTTGTCTTCACTAACAA contains the following coding sequences:
- the LOC105222822 gene encoding colorectal mutant cancer protein isoform X2, producing the protein MIMEYLPPITRSFSCMCCSEMQQRRQQQQSCNENIVPTEWEYAMISQPLPLHRFKVENLSLQQLESQVRDLMHRLQISEQQRADLQHQLEECNGEKDLCLRRLEVVSAAHECRITEMHCVIAELSKKLRAKQETVIIEENEPDESELSYQEDVSVYNSELNLTNPDAECQTDIVESGAEKSICKSHSTGDNVHCVDLTDQYRINDAVSKGQVEALQEEILHLKAQIALLQSEIANNEISPREQKESTEQFASTIVSEDKNSECDPKRMTQSEFVTPLNPYELLSAPQVPPPVAKIAERVKLKCGSRPIPHKQESNTETGIPNSEMQDGDIVEHTMTNSYSEISQMDTEIQRLQRKVEHLKMRNTILSLSLDECKEHCEHLYLLCGKYESNAIALQTAVNCSDRAIEAYDVMLALLESKLALMSEKSHSAEESRRAVETVARHLLDRLESEKNICENSLGPWQSTFSIPDKVRIPWTTDDDNRLRYHVSKLKGRRSTVQNTIVNLESPFSDLYEKSRVAIESSRGMVEKVSNTQFDLETAVMMQELLNLREENITLKSKMESTEAEKRIANERNSSLEEALHQLQLQLQLQLQITTDTSSALFHREQIAENRVSYSESEHVALTEQQLVEALTRESELKSRIQTLIASVTASQLNTDERHVQLQNNIQDLQKSNLNLTQLLEQNKRRYQARVRRLEQRIVEMSFGADKKFSGEKCIANDNCIGRDSFTYNAKAQQPQRLKSKNSEELSQSYESQLQIQDIVPETTL
- the LOC105222822 gene encoding colorectal mutant cancer protein isoform X1; this encodes MFNDVHLARVSKIQRSADVAKGPVEPKSVGRRFTTRNTKEVHLGNNVTDVVFVSSNSPRADIVVTKEIESPDHTQRDNNESDNNISSCSTLDIGKVENLSLQQLESQVRDLMHRLQISEQQRADLQHQLEECNGEKDLCLRRLEVVSAAHECRITEMHCVIAELSKKLRAKQETVIIEENEPDESELSYQEDVSVYNSELNLTNPDAECQTDIVESGAEKSICKSHSTGDNVHCVDLTDQYRINDAVSKGQVEALQEEILHLKAQIALLQSEIANNEISPREQKESTEQFASTIVSEDKNSECDPKRMTQSEFVTPLNPYELLSAPQVPPPVAKIAERVKLKCGSRPIPHKQESNTETGIPNSEMQDGDIVEHTMTNSYSEISQMDTEIQRLQRKVEHLKMRNTILSLSLDECKEHCEHLYLLCGKYESNAIALQTAVNCSDRAIEAYDVMLALLESKLALMSEKSHSAEESRRAVETVARHLLDRLESEKNICENSLGPWQSTFSIPDKVRIPWTTDDDNRLRYHVSKLKGRRSTVQNTIVNLESPFSDLYEKSRVAIESSRGMVEKVSNTQFDLETAVMMQELLNLREENITLKSKMESTEAEKRIANERNSSLEEALHQLQLQLQLQLQITTDTSSALFHREQIAENRVSYSESEHVALTEQQLVEALTRESELKSRIQTLIASVTASQLNTDERHVQLQNNIQDLQKSNLNLTQLLEQNKRRYQARVRRLEQRIVEMSFGADKKFSGEKCIANDNCIGRDSFTYNAKAQQPQRLKSKNSEELSQSYESQLQIQDIVPETTL